TAGCCCTTAATTTTTCTTATATAGAACTTAACacagtttataattttatattatttttactgggttaattatatgatttttctgTCATTCATACTTACCCTGTAAAACCTCCCTGAGGCCTTTTCTCATTCCACACAGTATCCCTAGCATCTAGCTCATCAGTAGGTGCCAAATCAGTAAGTTAATGAATGCAGAATTAAATCTTAGTATTGAAATATATCAAAGatacattgatttttctttaaattctctttttttaactttgataGCTTGCTTATTCTACTCATTTTATGCTTTTCCACTGTGTTTGAAACACTGGCAGCATATCTTTTATATCAATTCttcactttttcctttttcatagtTTTAGTCTTCTATTTATCTTGTTCTGTCAGGCTTGGTTTTGATGGAtaatatatttgatcaagaaggTGACTGGAACGTAAGAAAGATGTGACGTTCAGGGAGACCAAGATTAAATTGTTAGTCTGAATGtagatttttgttattttgctCAATTTAAGCTTGAAATTGATAATATGCTCATATTAACAATGGTGTCTGTTACAGATGCTGAAGGTGACAGACTAACAATTGAGTCTGGGCCACTTACTAGTGAAGACACACTACCCTCAGACCAGATAGACTCCAGAAAGGAACAAGGTATTTTTCATCACCTACTAAAATTAAACTTACTTGATGCTTCATGTATTTTTCCTTATAATATTATTTGTACAAGTGAATGAAATAGCAATATAGTGCTGTCCAAATTCTAAATAagactgatttttgtttttggaaattattttagaaataaatgagaCTCTGCCTGTCACAACTGTAGCTCAGAGTTCAGTTCTCCTCCATCCTCAAGAGGAAGCAGCCAGAGTTAGAATATCTGCAAGGCAGAAGCAGGTAATCGGATATTTAGTTTTTTGTTACCAATGAAATTTGTCATACTGTCTGATTACTTTCAACATTATGTTTTCTCCTGTGTTATGCAAAGTTTCAGctgataaaatgcatttttgtctTTGTAAACTACTCATTTGATCTTTATTCAATCTGCTTTGTATATTttaatgcttcttttaaaaatttgatttatcCTACATAGTTACAGGGCTTTGTACACtattaagtgctcaataaatatttgctgaattaacAAGTCTTCATCATAATATTAGACACCAATGAACacgaagggtcttcaaaatgttcatggagatgcttatgaaaaagctatgtatCAATTTCAGTGGTTTTTtgggcacaaaaataaacattttttaatttctgtttttccatgaacattttgctgTCCTCTCACATTGATAGTGCAATTCTGGAGGTGCTACAGAATTATAAACCATCTAAATTCAGTGAAACCTGTGagtgaaggaaagaaaggaagatgacAGGAACTCAGTGgtattttccattttgaaaacaAGACTGCTCTTTATGAAACTTCACATGCATTCCTTTTtctactcagtaaatatttatctgTGTATCTGACTGtaccagctgctggctttggcatgTGGCTGGACATAGTCCGTGTCTTCATGAAGCTCAGATATGCGTTCATGTTATATAGAATGTGCATTTGTATAATATAGAGTATATTTGTGATTCCTCTGACATTTGACAGGAAAGGTACAAAATGTTGTTCATTGCATTACGTAGCATCTAGATCTCTACACTTTGTAAGGAGTATGTTAAAAATCAGAGTTGCTCTGGGAGGCTTGGCACttgatacttttttcttttatattcataCTGGGAACATTGTATAATTAAAGATGGGAACATAGAACTTAATATCATTTGCTGCTGCTTGATGAGGATTCCCTGtgcttccagaaaacagaaacagtgcttatatatatttttcctccTGCCTCTTTGCACCTCttgctcttttttccttttcccgtCTCACTCCTATCCTCCCTTTGGCAGTAATATAGATAAAATGTCACCACCACTTCTGGGATCATTGGTACTCTAGAGATAAGacctatttgtttttaaaagtatgataCATGTTGTCAGTTTTCTTTTGTGTAAGTTTGTTAATAGATTGATAATTTGTTTTGTTACCTAGATAATGGAAATAGAAGAGCAGAAGCAAAAGCAGCTGGAATTACTTGAACAAATTGAACAACAGAAGTTAAGATTAGAAATTGACTGCTTCAGGGCTCAgctggaagaagaaaaaagaaagaaaacgcaACAGACTGAGGTAGGATGCAGAGGCTCTCTTCCATAAGTTGTTGGGACATAAGAAAAAATGACAAGTAATAGAATTCAGAAAGGTAAAATGCCTTTCCAGTTGTTACTTGGCCATTTTTTCTTCATcgttatgtatatttataaactagtttatatatatatatatataaataaggtAATGACTTTCagcttttagtttttttgtttttatttatttgaaagagttacagggagagaggtagagacagagaggtcttccatcttccagtttactccccagatggaacaatggccggggctgcactgatctgaagccaggagccaggagcttcttctgggtctcccacgtgggtgcaggggcccaaggacttgagccatcctccactgctttcccaggccatagcatagagctggatcggaagaggagcagctgggacttgaaccggcttccATGTTggatgccggtgctccaggccagggctttaacctgctgtgccacagcaccgggcctgTCATCTTTCAGTTTTTATAAGGTACCAGTACATATGACCATGATTTGTACATACTGTGTGTACTGAGCTTTTGGAATTGGCACTAAAGGAGAATGAATGGATGCTTCAATTCTTACTAATGGAAgtgccagattttttttaaaaaaataaagatggggaAGATAATTgctacagcagttaagatatcatTGAGTAagcttgcatcccatacaggtgtgcCTAGATTTGACTCTCAGCCCTGGTTCTGATTCTagcctcttgctaatgtacaccttgggaggaaACACGTAATGGGTCAAGTACTGTGTCCATGCTATCCAAGTGGAAGACTCAtgttgggttctgggctcctggcttcagctgagcccagcccatccttgtgttgtaggcatttggggagtgaagcagcagatggaagatctctgtccctgtctgtctctgtctctctttctcactacctttcaaataaataaaactacatgaggggccggccctgtggtgtagcaggtaaagctgctgcctgtggtgctggcatctcatatgggcacgggttcgagtcccagctactccacttctaatgttcgagtcccagctactccacttctgatccagctccctggtaatgtacctgggaaagcagtggaagatggcccaaatccttgggccccttcacccacgtaagagacccggaagaagctctaagctcctgactttggatcagcccagctccagctattgcagccatttggggagtgaaccagcggatgaaagacctctctcagtctctgaactctgtctttcaaatacataataaataaatctttaaaaaaaatactacatgaAAGTTTACAGTTATACAACTTTAGTTTATGTAAATACTTTAATAGTTGTTTctaaatttgccttttaattgctttgtctttttttaggTTGGTGCTGCTACAGTATCGTGCACTGTGCTTCCTGATGAAGacagccacaggcagatgattcgCAATTATCAACATCagcttttacaacaaaataggtATTAGCTAGAGTGTAATTTATTTGTGATATTACATGGCTACAGCTTCAGAATTTATTGGAATTCCGCATAAAACTATGCCATATAGATTTCTCCAAACACTGTCTTGCTCCTTTTCCTTCATGATTATGACTAACTGCAGACTGCTGTTTGTTCAATTTAATGTATAGACACTTGAGAATGTGGAGCAAGCGTAAAaacaatacttatttatttttgtgtttgctttCGATAGGTTACACAAGCAGTCTATTGAAACAGCGAGGAAACGGTTACTCGAATATCAATCTATGTTAAAAGGAAGGTACCCATCCATGTCAGCTACATCATTAGTATCAGATTCTGTTATTTTGGTACCACCTCAGAAACCCGAAAGACTCACTGCTGTATCAGAACATAGGGATCAAAGTCAGAGACCTAAGTTGAGTCCTAACAAATATCAACCCACACAACCCATACAGATCTCCAGATTAGAACATGATCCTTTTCAGGTGCAAAAACAAAATCACTTTCCACAAACACAAGCAGAAAGAACAGAAACATTAAGCACTCCAGATGTTTTAGCCAGGCGATGTTTAGAATCACAGGAACATCTAAGGCAATTCACACAGActgaaacacaacaacaaaactataAATCTTCTAAGCCAGATGAACCTTCTTTATTTCTGCCACTGCTTCCTCAGCGTTCTTTTACTTCTCTGCCTATTAAAGTTGAATCTGGAAAAACCCACAAACCCTGTTCAACCAGGAGCAAAAGTGCAGTTGCAAAAAGCCATTCTGTAATCAGCCAGAATGGGCCTCTGCCATTCTCAGAGAATATCACAGCACAGCAAAATCATTTGAAGGTTCTCCAAGAACAGCTAGACCTACAGAAGGAAGCTCTTCAGGCAAGACAGGAAGCTCAGGAACAACTGCTTTTGTGCAAACAGAAACAGTTGGAAGAGCAAATTggtttctctctatttcttccaTTGGATTCATCTGCTTCACTGCCTGGTGCCAAACCTGAATCAGGGAAAATTCAGGAACCTCCTCCATTCAAGGTGGATACTGCACTTTCCTCAGGTGATCCTGTGGTCCCACAACTTcaggatgggcatttgagtttTCCACAGCCTGTTTGTTTACCACAGCAAActaattttaaatttctgcaaGAAAAGTTGAATATTCAAAAGGATAGCCTTCAGGCTAGGCGAGAAGCTCAGGAAGTACTAGATATTCATAAACAGAGTCAATTGGATGGAAGAGTAGATTCTGAACAGGctgagccctcccctctcccatttcagGTAGGTCAGCATACATTTACCTCGCCACCTTCTACTGatagaaaatctagaaaaatccAGGAGCAGTGTTTACCTacgagtgagaaaggtcttctctcaaGCCAGTATGAAATCACAAAATCTCAAGATGAGTCCTCAAGTTTCCTACAACAGTTCCTTCCTCTCCATGATAGTTTGAAATTGCTCAAAGAACAGCTGACTGCACAAAGGGATGCTCTTCAGGCTAGGCATGAAGCTCAAATGGAATTACTTTTACATAGACAAAGGGATCTGAGGGACAGTAAGTCTGGGCAGATGAGTTCTTCATTCTCACCAATGGTTGTTGGACATTCTTTTCCTTCACAAGATTCTTCTGATGCTGAGTCTAGGAGAATTCAAAAaccttatttatctgagaaggaGCATGTAAGTCCTTCTAGTCATTTGATAGTCCCAACATTCCAGGATAAATCTCTTAGTTTGCCACAACATAGCCTGCCACAGCAAGATTTGACAGCATTCCACGAACAGTCACACATACAGAGGGTAATACTTGGTGCTGGACAGGAAACTCAACGTAAACAAAGTGTGCTGGAGAATATCCGAGGAAATACACTTGAAGAAACTGACTTGTCTTCCTTCTTACCCCAGTTAGCACAAGCTTCATCTCCCTCACTGCCTTCTGCTGAGTCTGGTGCAACCCAGGTGTTTCTTTCAACAGAAAGTGATAATGAAATTCCATCAAGCCAGTTTCAGATCCCAGAACTGCAGGATAGGCTTTTGAGAATATCACAGCTTATCCAGCCCCAGCAAGATAATTTGAATGCACTTCAAGAACAGTTAGCTACTCAGAGGGAAGCCATCTTTCAGCTCAGACAGGAAGCTCAGGAAGAACAACTTTTACATCGAGAGAGTGAGTGGAAGGGAAGACTATCTCCTGAGCAAGTTGGCACCTCTTCCTTACCCCAAGTAGCAGAGCATCCATTTACTTCATTACCTCTTACTGTATCTGAAAGAACCCAAGAATCTTGTTCAGCTAACAGTGATTACACAGTCTCCTCAAGCCATTCTGAAATGCCAAGATTACCTGAAAGGCTGTTGGGTTTATCACATAGTGTTTTACCTCAGCAAGATAATTTGATTTCACTTCAGGAACATTTGCAGGCACAGGCAAATTCCCTTCCTTCTATTGAAAAAATCTCAAAAGAATTTATTTTGCCCAGACAAGGTAAATATGAGGAAAAAGTATCTAATGAGCATTTTATCCAAACTCACCATGATGATTTGAAGGCACTTCAACAGCAGTTAGATATTCAGAGGAAAGCCATTCGGTCTAGGCAGGAAGTCCAAGAagaactactttttaaaagattaagtaAATTGGAGAAAAGGGTATCATCTGAACAGATTGGCTCCTCTTCATTCTTACCCCTTGATGCACTGCCTTTTGCCAGCTCTGATAGAACCCAGAAATCTTTACCAGCTGAAAGTAATGGTACTCTTCCCTCAAGTCATCCTGAAATCACAAGATCACAGGATAGGCTTTTGAGTTTATCACAGCCTATTCATCAACAAGGTAATGTGACAGCACAATTGGACTTACCTAGAGAAGTGTGTTCTAGTAAGAGACCTCAAGAAGAACTACTTTTAAACAAAGTAAATAAGCTAAACAAAAGTGAATCTGCTGAGCATGCTATCCCTACGTTTTTCAAGGAAACAGAGCATTCATTTATTCCACTACCTTTTGCTGAAGCTAAATCTAAAAGCATATGtgaattgcattcatctaaaaatGAACATGCAGCTCTTCCAAGCGATTCTGTGTTCCCAAGGTTTGAAGATAGGCTTTTGAGTTTTTCACAGCCTGTCTTAGCTCAACAAGATAACTTGGGTCTTCAGAAGCAGTTGGGTTTTGAAAGAGAAGTTCTGCATTATAGCCAGCAAGCCCAAGAAGAATTGCAGGTACAGAGACAAACAGCCTTGCAGCAGCAGATCCAGAAACATCAAGAGACTTTGAAGGATTTCTTTAAAGACAATCAGGTATGTTGTAAACATGAATATCTAAGAAGTAATGGAAGTTCGGAACCAACTCAGTTTTAATCCTAGGCCTATGAGCTTTTAGTTAATGAGAGTAAGTGGTTTGACTTTTAAATATGCTTTAATTTTTAAGCAGTGTAGAAATTAAATTGATAGACCTCACATGAAGTTTATGAGCTTAATGGTTATTTGAaaccaattaatttttaaagggatttatatttttatttgaaaggcagagttaacacagagaaagagagtgacatcttcgatttgctggttcactccttaagtgtcagcagtggccagagctaggagccaggagctttttcctggtctcccatatggattcaggggtccaagcacttggaccatcttccgctcctttcccaggtgtattagggagtaggattggaagtggagcagccaggactccaaccggtgcacATACAGGATGCTGCACGGCACTGCAGCCCATTGTACcagagctggccccagaaacCAATGAATTCCTAGTGGAAACTTTGTAAAACAATGTAGCCTTTTATTTGGACATTTGGTATGAGATTTAAATATACcgtaaaattaaaattgtaaaagtAATTGGTTAGCAGAATTTCTTTTATGTAGTAGATCTTGTGCTTTTTATCTATAACATTCTGTTTACATGTGTGAGAATAAATCAAGTCCCATTTTTTTCCTCAGGTAACACAATTATTGCCTGTTGTGAAACTGCCATTATTTTAGGATGATGGAGAGCTGGACAGGCTGCTTCTATCTGAATTATTGAAAAGACTCTGCCAAAGTCACTCAGACATTCATTATTTCTCTCCACAGGAGACAAGAGTGTTTTCTACTAAAAAGGAGTgtatccattttttattttaaatagctgctttttgtttatttatttctttaaagatttacttatttgtttgagaggcagagttccagacagagagggcttgcatccactgttcactcctcaaatggccgcaacagctgggccattcaggagccaggagcttcttcctggtctcccatgtgggtgcaggggcccaagcactagggccatcttccactgctttcccaggccgttagcaggaagcttgatcggaaatggagcagccaagacttgaaccagtgcccatatgggatgctggcactgcaggttgaggcTTAACATACTACTCTACAGTGTCAACCCCTACTTTTTGTTTATTCTAAACAATGTTCTATGAATCCTTTGATGTTCAAGAAAAGTTGAGTTTTTGAGATTGATCATTTGAAGGAAAAGCAATGGCAAATGAAAATGGGAGATCCTTGAGTATGATTGTTTATTGAAAGAAAGATACAGGAGAGGCAAGATTTTAGGTTTAGCATTATGAATTATTGCACTTTTTAATGGGAATATAGCTTTTTCATTATCTTACTCTTTTAGTTGTGGATAGCATGGTGCAGTTGGTGGAACTATTTGAGGTTCTAATTTAGGAaggaagatattaaaaaaagGGAGATATAAATCTAATGAATTCTTCACATGATCCCTCAATTTGTGTCATCCCCACCCTCATCTGTCCACTTTTTCAGACAAGTAATTCCACAGTtgaaaatgacttaaaaatgCAGAAGATGGGGCACTTCAGAGAGTGGCTTCCTCATATCCAGGACCTTGCAAGCAACGATCAGGAAAATAGTCGTGTAGATGGGAGCAACTCTGATTATAATCAGCTGCTTTCAGAACGTACTAGTGCCAAGCAAAGTGGTAAGATATTgcaatttattataattattctgATTATTATTTGCTCTCATCCTCTGCagtacttttgtttgtttgtgggtttttaaaaatttttttttgcctaactttGTCATTGACTTGATAGGTGAGCATTTGGACAAAGAGTTCGGTAGAAGATCCTCAAAGCCACCTGTAGCAAAAGTTAAATGTGGATTGGAGGTAAACCAACATGAACTTAGTGCTATACAAGAAGTAGAATCACCAGCAAGTGTTAGAACTTCTATACCAGGTAAACAGAGGgcttgataaaatattttaatagtctgctattcttctagatttttttaggctggctttattttattttattttatttttgctaatgAAACAGACTTTGAATacttaaaataggaaaatattggTTTTACATATATAGTATTTAAAACTTGGGCTTAAGAAAATGTGGCTTTAAGTAACTAGTCTTTATTTCGTGTATGAATGATGCCAATGTACTATATACAGCAATTCTTCCATGTACCATATTTTGACACACTTGTTCcctattatttttgttgtttacttCTAAACTTGTTACTTTAGGATGTAAcccagtttgtttttgttttctttgttttttttctcttaatgacTTTTTGCTTTAATACCTTCAGTGctgttttcctgtattttttatttaaaaaaaattctaaaaatactgGCTTTAAGTACAATTAAAATAGGTATATTTCTTCACTATTATTTCTACATCTGAGAACCTAGAAAAATTCTTCCCTACAAAGTTTACTAAGTAGTCCTGTTAGAATTTCTTAGTTATTTTTAGATTTCAAAGTTACCAAATAAATTTCCTGATcaaaatttaacaaaacaaatCCTTTTGTAAAAGGAAACATAAGctttttgtgtatacaaaggtatAGAGAAGTGTAATGAAAACATTGTCTATTTTGGTCTTGAGTCATATGGTACTGTACTTTTGTTTCTGactgaaagaataagaaaggtagAGATTCATAGTGATGCCTAAGAATCAATTCCTTTGTGGCCAGCATCAGCGCACgtcaggttaagccgctgccacTGATGCTGATATCTTATGTTGGAGCACTGGttggcgtcctggctgctctgcttcccatccagctccctgctaatggccctgggaaagcagcacaatgaTCTTGGTGATCAAATGCTTGAACCCTTGCCACTCACAAGACtcagatgagctcctggctcctggctcctggcttcagcttggtccagccccagtctgtggccagttagggagtgaaccagtaaatggaacatctctttgtctccctttttctctgtcactctgcctttcagataaataaaagaaaaagaatcagtcCCTTTTTGCTTCCTCATGATGTCAGTGGAGcatgtaaagattttattttactagGCTTTGGGAGCTTTTCTGTTTTGCACTTTTTATCAAACCACAACTGTTTAGGAATTGATCATCATTGATTTAGTAAATCATGTCTGAGGTTGCAAAAATGTCATTTTGTCTAAAAGAGAAAGAACTTATTCCCTTTCCTCTACTTTCCTCTTTCAACTGTCTTTTTTAAGTGAATGTTATCCAGATGTCAAGCCTTGACCTTCCCTTGTCCATACTTAACCAAACCCAATGAGCCACCAGATCTGATCTCTACTTTGTGAACTCTGCTATCTGTCCCTTCTTTCCATTGCTCTATCACTCCATTAATCtggctctcatttttttttttttcctggatggcTGCTACAGCTTGCAGTGTTTGCTGTTTCCAGTCCTGCCTTACTCTAGTCCATTTTCCCATGATATATTCAGCtaatctccctctcctttcccctgtTTAGTACTCTAAGgcagtttattttgttgttttttatttgtttgaaagaaataggtaaacagagacaaagaattcattactcaaatgtccacagtgattGGTTTGAGAGTGAGGAGTGGGGAAGCAAAACTGGTAGCCAGGATCTcaaccatgtctcccacataggaaacACCAGGCACTCCTGATGTGGGATTTGAGCATCCTAATCAGCATCTTAAAtactgggctaaatgcccaccccagtgaTTCTGATGATTGAAGGACTAACTCTTAAGTCAAGGTCCCTACTTCACCTATCAAACAAACcctttaggatcttttttttttttttttttcttttttaaacctcAGTGGTTTCTccacaaactatttttttttttttaaagatttatttagttatatgaaaggcagagttacagagaggcagaggcagagaaggagggatggagggagagagagaatatcttctattctctggtttactcctcaaatggctgctatggcgagatctgggccaatccgaagctaggaacaggaaccaggagcttcttccgggtctcccacttgggtacagggacccaaagagttgggccatcctccagtcctttcccaggccatagcagagagctggattgaaagtagagcagccgagatttgaaccggtgcccatatgggatgctggcactgtaggcagttgctttaccagctgcaccacagtgctggcccctctttaggATCTTATTCCTTCCTTCATGACTTGGCTTTGGTCTAGTAAACTCCTGAAGTACCAAGTGTCCTTCTCATGTGCCCTTGGGAGctctcaaaaagataaataatgctAAAAGTTATAACATGAATAGTAGTTCTTCCTGTCCCTGCTCACCCCTTGATCTCATTCTACAGAGGCCATCATTTTTCAATTCATACAAGTGTTTCTTATATTTATGTTCATAAATACAATGAATTAAAGCAGAAATTAAGCTAAATTATCATCATGGTGATGCATAAACATTTTTCATGGCTATGACAATTAGTATATTGtgattatatttccattttgtaaGTTTCTTTCCTATAGTGTCTCATATTTTTTCATTGCTTAAAGTTTCTATAGAATGCCTGTTTTCCTAATACTTTTATTAAATATCTCTCAATATAATTTTCCATGGAGTTCACAGTATTT
This window of the Lepus europaeus isolate LE1 chromosome 7, mLepTim1.pri, whole genome shotgun sequence genome carries:
- the CEP295 gene encoding centrosomal protein of 295 kDa isoform X1, translated to MKRKVANAAKLRLSPNEEALILKEDYERRRKLRLLQVREQERDIALQIREDIKQRRNQQFTRLAEELRAEWEDSQTQKIQNLEKLYLASLRTMGEGHRQAKENEPDLDALARRAAERKRKAQMRHKEALKLQKNQKEILAKEKTWHIQARKEALLVEKERSAKIASLPPPPPTLFESIDVKRTSAVKPSSSTYHHMSTFVSREKDTKQPDAHLAAEEEAKRLDELQKQAAQERMEQYEKAHARGFQAMQKIHLAQNQEKLMKELKQLQQEDLARRRQTVAQMPPQLVELPYRRSEMKEDWQRELEFAFEDMYNADRKVKGNLILHLEPEPLPTVTDQIQDEELDLSVEQEGLGETENLQMTEAKIISSEPEVPLTMKTKQVSSKILFKKLLNKIRSQKSLWTIKSLSEDESEMITTVNEMKSKASTAESGTGQEQDAEGDRLTIESGPLTSEDTLPSDQIDSRKEQEINETLPVTTVAQSSVLLHPQEEAARVRISARQKQIMEIEEQKQKQLELLEQIEQQKLRLEIDCFRAQLEEEKRKKTQQTEVGAATVSCTVLPDEDSHRQMIRNYQHQLLQQNRLHKQSIETARKRLLEYQSMLKGRYPSMSATSLVSDSVILVPPQKPERLTAVSEHRDQSQRPKLSPNKYQPTQPIQISRLEHDPFQVQKQNHFPQTQAERTETLSTPDVLARRCLESQEHLRQFTQTETQQQNYKSSKPDEPSLFLPLLPQRSFTSLPIKVESGKTHKPCSTRSKSAVAKSHSVISQNGPLPFSENITAQQNHLKVLQEQLDLQKEALQARQEAQEQLLLCKQKQLEEQIGFSLFLPLDSSASLPGAKPESGKIQEPPPFKVDTALSSGDPVVPQLQDGHLSFPQPVCLPQQTNFKFLQEKLNIQKDSLQARREAQEVLDIHKQSQLDGRVDSEQAEPSPLPFQVGQHTFTSPPSTDRKSRKIQEQCLPTSEKGLLSSQYEITKSQDESSSFLQQFLPLHDSLKLLKEQLTAQRDALQARHEAQMELLLHRQRDLRDSKSGQMSSSFSPMVVGHSFPSQDSSDAESRRIQKPYLSEKEHVSPSSHLIVPTFQDKSLSLPQHSLPQQDLTAFHEQSHIQRVILGAGQETQRKQSVLENIRGNTLEETDLSSFLPQLAQASSPSLPSAESGATQVFLSTESDNEIPSSQFQIPELQDRLLRISQLIQPQQDNLNALQEQLATQREAIFQLRQEAQEEQLLHRESEWKGRLSPEQVGTSSLPQVAEHPFTSLPLTVSERTQESCSANSDYTVSSSHSEMPRLPERLLGLSHSVLPQQDNLISLQEHLQAQANSLPSIEKISKEFILPRQGKYEEKVSNEHFIQTHHDDLKALQQQLDIQRKAIRSRQEVQEELLFKRLSKLEKRVSSEQIGSSSFLPLDALPFASSDRTQKSLPAESNGTLPSSHPEITRSQDRLLSLSQPIHQQGNVTAQLDLPREVCSSKRPQEELLLNKVNKLNKSESAEHAIPTFFKETEHSFIPLPFAEAKSKSICELHSSKNEHAALPSDSVFPRFEDRLLSFSQPVLAQQDNLGLQKQLGFEREVLHYSQQAQEELQVQRQTALQQQIQKHQETLKDFFKDNQTSNSTVENDLKMQKMGHFREWLPHIQDLASNDQENSRVDGSNSDYNQLLSERTSAKQSGEHLDKEFGRRSSKPPVAKVKCGLEVNQHELSAIQEVESPASVRTSIPGKPDFCQDRDPMRVSISREQSFLGSPLACDPLACLQSVAQDSVCGDEHDKAVQVKESEVENHAVLSFAVEEEYPHLGLIVKPDDKAETQEISPEPISSETVSTGSFLSYENIDLSLTDPEHMDYREQESTTGKEEKTGQLSAVARECSGGWLKCLGPAPHGRPGEAPGSCLRISAVRRPQWPLEGEPTAKTVDLDFPELEHIFPHLHRQLFRPLEPHPDFGLSPSSSEISQDNRDFYQASDSSSEIHRATASSKRSLSLTALRRTSLHSPNTSLNQQTHPDLALAAGQSFATENTEEPEQSFQQLLPEFSSQEESQHVDLPSIFSVEARYSSEGMDNQNYLSEEQTKILHNKKKSVHFQLSVENLSSVCSSSDEANVFDQVHVQHSTPCGSTSSECSIKHQLERKDKLGFEELSKRGIVTMLQSQELTENGQDEAYRVLAVNPEREEIDSQLCIRTVEKGSSLQIPAIVPIQNEKCFEDSPKTETPETLRNLSQLAKSERFVSSGSFSFQSCIPVWETESGHGIMEEPELTLVSTSDISVAETDFANLTLEEKGEIEAKSCFQVSESLPLAPETETADHLALSECSTDKDKSATVSTEMLLEFTAIPGSLQEAFVKRKKSFIQRSCQRQKEIRNKTHVSENSQIKTAKEKPPTGSFVNRLKGVSKVRVSIPEDRKTTQSLMHQRALRLYNQLAEVKQQKEEKAKQEAFAQNRARAKEFHKKTLQKLRAKNTW